Genomic DNA from Paenibacillus sp. MBLB1832:
AGCTGCTGCAACCATAACGCCTCATTCGTCCAGACCAGTCGGCCATGCAACAAGGGACGAGGTTCCGCCAAATAATCAACGGCCAAATACGGGCTAAGCAGCAGTCCTTGCTTCTGAGATGTTGCCTTCAACTGTAAGCCATATCCCGATCCCTCATGCCAAGCGAATAAAAGCTTTCGCAGCTCGGCTTCTTCAACCAAGTTAGCCTCTTCCGTTTCACCGCTGCATACGAACTGTCCTGAGCTTGGCGACCACTCGACTCGTATATAAATCATTTCTACATAGATCATATTAGATTAAAAGCTTTCCCTTCTTCAGTTCCTCTTGCAAAGCGCAATGACGCGCATATTGCTCGGTTAGCTGCTTAACGTAAGCCTCAAAGCGGGACGTTTCCTTTAGCTTTTTATAGAGACTACCCAGCTTCTTTAACAGCTTTACCACGGATTTATATGCTTCACGATTTCCAGCCTTGATGTTTTTCTCGATTGCATGATGGTAGACAGGGAGCAGCAGTTTGGCATCGGCTTTTTCCGCTCTTTTGAGCACCTCAACCCCCAGATGCAGCGGCGAAAGACCGAGCATGACACAGGCATCGGACCAAGTTCGATAATCCTCTTTTTCCATCAAAAATGATTCATACTCCCAAAAACTCGAAGGAAGCAACCTCACCATGGTCTCCCGATATGCTGACTCCACGTCTGCATGCCCCTGCAATTCCTTCCACAATGCCAAATAAATCTCCATTTCACGCGACAGGTACGCTGAGTCCATATACGGACGGAGCCATAGCAGCCAACGTTGCAGCCTGTCCCATTCCTGAGCGGAAGCCATATCCGCCAAATAAGGAAACCACGCTTCTACCTCTACATGCGCCTGGCTAGTCGTGATCCTCTCCCAAGCATTTTCGTCATCACCTGCGATAAAATCCAAACACGCCAGTAACATGGCTGCCATTTTACATTGCTCAGTACCCAGCCTTTCGTTCTGCGCCAGCTGCCTTAACCTCACACGCTCGCGTTTCTGCAGTTCCTGATCGTTCAAAACCGTCGTCCACAGCAGCTTATACACCTCGAACCATGGCATCGCCGAATCCCTAGGCCGTTCCAGCAAGCTATCCGCCATATAACTAGCAATTCCGTCCAAATACGTGCCATACTTCATTGACGCCAAGTCACCATGTAAGGATTGCACCACAGTCGTTAACCGCTCAAGGCACCCCGTTTCGATCCGCGAGAAATAATAAGCCGCCATCTGCGTATAATCATCGATGTCCCCTCGATTTATCATCCAGCGATCCGCCAGCCTCATGACAAAAAGCACGACAAACACATCATATAGCCCCTGCTTGTCACGCTCCCATGTGTCCGCCATCTTGTTCAACTCGCTCCAAATACGAACATAGCTTGTCTCCATCGCTTGTGCATAAGTCACCTGCGTTCTACCATATTTCCGCTCAAAATAGCTCCACCACGTCTCATGATCATCTGACGATAACAACAACGGCATCGACTGAACGAGTGTCAAGTGCGCTCTGCTTCTCGCTGACTTATTGCCAAACTCATTTCTGCTCATATGTATCCCCCCTCCGTTCGAATCCATCATCCTTTCCTTATTATACAAAATTTTGGCTGAATGGGTTAAAATAGCACGACCCCATGAGAACCATCTCATGGGGAAGTCGTTTGCTGCTTATTTCCGCAGCATCCCTTGATGCGGGTGTGGATGAGTTCCACAGTACTCATCTGTCTCTGTACATGTGTATACATGCTCATACACAGGTACACAATGGTGACGATTCACGATTTGAATCGGATGAATCACTTGCACCTTTTGCGGATGATAAAAATCTCTAACCACTCTTTCCGGATCTGTCATTATCGGGTCAGCAGGCGGACACTGAAATTGTTTTCCTTGAACTGGTTGTTGTTGGTAAGCCATTTGGCGGGGTCAACTCCTCTTTAGGTTTGAGATAGTATACGTTTATCCCGAGTCTTAAGAGTGTACCAATGCCCATCTTTCCCATAAATAGGCTGACGCGCATGGGCCAAGCAGGTAGATGTCCAAGCAAGTTCGAATGGGGCAGGCTCCGGGCGTATGCCTTCGAGTAAACATTAGTAAGGAATAGTTATCAGTTCACAGTCTAGCATTAACCCTGTATAATGAGCAGTAAGTGCTTGTAACACTCAAAACATGCATACTAGAAAAATTGAGGTGAACTACATGGAAGAATTACTTAAAAAAATGATGGCGAAGTTAGAATCCATGGACAGTAGATTCGATGCAATCGACAGCAGACTCGATGCCATGGACACAAAAATTGATCGAATTGAGCATAAGTTAGATGCACATCATCTCGAAAATATCGAATCCGACAATCGATTGCTTGAGATGATTCACACGCTTCGCTGCGAGACGAACGTCAACTTCAAGAAATTGGATCGACGTGTCAAACTCATCGAAACCGATCTAGACCATACCATGATTCAAGTCGAAGAATGCCTTACACCCAAAAATTAGTTATAGGCCCGAAGGGCTTTTATTTTTCATTCATAATAGAACGAATGTTCTATTATTTCTGAGGATTCGTAACCTTCTCCCCATCCATATCCGAAGCCAGATCAACTCGGGTAACATGGCTAATTATATTCGCCGATTTTCCCAGCGCTGCACTTCCTTCCGGTAGATTGCCGCGCGTATTTACAAGAAATTAAATTCCGACTGTGTAGAATCCCTCCCGACTATATCCTTGAATCAGTTAACGGTAATCTTTGCTGTGGAGTCAACAGCGTTCCAGGATACGGATACTCCAAAGGTTTCACCCAAAAAGCGAAGCGGCACCATCACATTGCCTCCAATCATTTCGATTGGTGAATCGAGTGGAACATGGGTACCGTTGACTATTGCCCCGGAGTCGCCTACTTTAACAGACAAATGAGTTTTGCCCTTAATCCCGTTAACGGTCCGGGTTACTGCGTTCCAATCGGTCTTTATGCCAAGAAGTTCTCCAACGGAACGAATCGGAACCAACACTTCTCCATTGCGAAGGACTGAAGGCTGGTCTACGGAAATCGGATAGCCATTTAAGATAAGCTTTATGGTATCCATGCGCTTTAACTCGCTACGGATCTCGGCGCGGAAACGGTACTGTCCTGCTAGGATGCGTAGATTATCTGCAGCTTGCTGCTTTTCTCCACTGGCAAACAAAATTTGATTTTGCAAAAAAAGAGTATGAATGTCTTGCGGATTCAGAACAATCGCTTGATTAACCTCCGTTTTGGCACGCACAAGATCACTTTTGTTCCCTTCTTTCTGGAAGTGATTCAAGAGAAGCCGTGCAACCATTTCGTGCTGTTTGGCAGGATATGGCGTCAATTGAGAACTACTTTTTAGTAGAGAGAGTATCTCCTTAGGATCCTGTTCTTTCGTGGCAAGCTGTTCTGCCTGGTGATAGTAGGCTTCGGAAAAAGCAAGAATCGTGCATATAACGGCAACGACTGTAAATCCGATCGCGCCCCCTCCTTGAATCAATCGAGAGAATCTGTGGCTATTTTTATTCATTCGGACTGATTTAACAGTTAAACCGGTCCCTAATACAACCCATAATCCGAATAACAGCGGGTAGCTGAATGTAAAGTCGAATGTGCTGTGAGCTAGCAAACAAATCTGTGAGGTCATAAGCCCGGCAAGCCAAGTGCGTTCCTCTTTATCAGCGTAATACCACAGAGCAGCACCCCGAACAAGAAAGTAACCTGCTATTGCCAAATAAATCAACAGGCCGATGATACCGGTCTCGATCCACGTTTCTAGCCAATGATTGTGTAAAAAACGAATAGCATAAGCTGCTGTTTGCCATTTGTACTCAAGAACACTCCAACTACCACCACCGTTTCCATACCATGGGGATATGTGAATCAGACGCAGCGCATCCCGGTAATAACCAAGCCGCGAAGTCCACTCCGACGCGTGATTGCTTAAGTGTCCTACTCGAGTGGAAAGATGGGAAGCTGGAATAGAACTAAGAAACACAAATAACCCAATTAGGCAAATCGGAATGCCAGCGATGACTGTTTTCCGACCTGCGCGATGTGCATAAACTAGGAGAGCAGAGCTTAACATTACCGTGCCAATGAAGGCCCAGATCGAAATAGAATAAGTAAATGCGCAAGACATACCTGCAACGCATGCACCCATTAAGCGGAGGTATGTAATAAACTTATGTTTACCCGATAAGATCGTTTGAAAAAATACGAAAAAAATCATAAGCACTAACACGATTCGTGAGCCAGTTAAACCGATGCCTATGGATAACGTAAAGCTGATAAATAAGTAGTGATACTTTGACTCCGCTGCATAAAACATGGCGGCAAGCGACAATACGGCAAGCAACAAGATTCCCCATGCATTTGCATATTCGAGTAATCCTTCGAAACGCCCTTCCCGAAACTGATTCAAAAGCAATCCGACACATACGAACGCGGAGCACGAGTATACCAACAAACGCAGAAAAGTCCGAAAGTGATCAGTCGTCATTCGTGATGCCGCTAAAATAAGTGGCAGAGAAAGCGATACCCTCCATGTCACCTCTAATGCACTCTGACGGTTGACTGCAATGATGGAGACAGAGGCATAGCAAACAGTAAGAGCCAATAAAAGCCAGAAAGAAATGGCAATAGGACCTCGAAAAAGCAAAAGGAACGCGCCTAAAGCAAAAATAAATCCACCGGAGAGCAGATACTCCATTTCGAACATAAAACCATGCATAAAGAGGCCAAAGCCGAAAAATGAGCATAGCAAAATAAACGAAGCGCTCGAACACCAATCGACGCTTTCTTCAGTACGGGGAACATTTCGGTAACGAGATTTGGTTTTCATTCAGCCACCTGTGTCGTTTTTCCTATAATCATACTATGTTTTCTACAAAATAGTAAAATTTTCATAAAGTGATTGTCGAATTATGGAAATCCTAGTATGCTTATCTAGGAATCTATCCAACAGATTGCATGAAAATTATTCAAAAATGTCTCGTTGGACAGACATCTGGGGCTTCATGACTATTTTTATTTAAAATTTGTACACAGAAGAAGGAGGAGTTGTTTTGCGCTTTGTGTTCACCAAGAAAGGGGTTAGACGTGTATCCGTCACCCTAGCAGCCATGCTTTTGCTCTCGTTACTTGTCCCATTGCTAGCGTCGGCTGCAAGTTTGTTCAGATTTCAGTACGATTCACTTACAGGGAAGGTATACGGGTATGTTTATTCGGACAAGTCGTCCGTTTCCGTTAGCGTTTATGACAACGTGTACGGCAAAAAGAACATCGTCACTAATGCTGCTTATACTTCGGTGACCAATGGCGTTTACTATTATCGATTGGATACGCCAAGTAACGGTGAACTTACGGGTTATTCGCCAGTTACAGCAACAGTTTATGAATCAACGACCCCATACGTTTCCATGAATACGACTGTTTATTCGAGCGTATACGTATTCGAAAATGCTAATACTCCTAGCGCACCTACAGGATTTGCAGCAGTTATTAACGGTGGAGATTTATTTTCTTCATGGCCAATGATCAATGACCCGATGATCAAAACGATTAACTTATACATGAACGGCAACAAATATCATTCAAACAATAGTCGAAATTTGGAATCAAACGGAAACTTTAGTTATTGGACCGGCATCCATTTAGGTTATAACTATGGAGGCACTTATACGATGCAAATGTCTGTAACGGATGTGGCAGGACGTGAATCACCTCTGTCTCCTGCCGTTACGATAACAGCTCCTTCTCAACCGGATGGGTATCGTTATCAGGGACAAGTCGCTTTGAATGGTAATGTTCAAGATGGAACGACCTTCGTGGTTAAGGATCTAACTGGTAATATCGTTCAAAACGTTACGTACAATGGTGGTGTCGTTTCTGGCTCAACATCCATCGGACGTTATGAAATAAGTGATAAAGATTATTCGGGAACATATACGGATCGGCTCTACTATTTCTTCGACCTGCCCAATAAAGCCTATACTTTAACGGTCACAACAAACTCGAAGACTAGAACAGCGAATATGGAAGCTCCGAATTCACTTTGGAGTATTCCCGTTAGTAATGTCAGCTTTGCAGGTGTTTATGTAAATTTAATCTATTTTTACTCGAATTTTGCTTCGACACCTGTCTACTTGTTCAATGGATTTGAGCAGGGGCATTATATGCAGCCGAACGAGGGAATTGTCAAGTTTACTCCTGCCGGCAGCAACGCGAATTATTTGTATGTCCAATTCCCATATGACAAGTGGCCTTACGGCGGTTTAACGAGTTCCAACAATTCGACGACGCTATATGCAGATAAACTAGCGGCAGCCGATTTTAAACTTATTAAGAGCTCGGATAACTCTTTGCTTGAGATCGTGTCGGCTAAAGCCGACTCCAGAGGTCTATTGAAGCTATCACTATCGAGTAAGCTTGAAGCAGGGCAGCAGTATGAGCTCAGTATGTCCTCTACTAGCGGCGGGAACGAAATTAAATTACCGCTATGGAGTGGAACGAAATTTAATGCCAATGTGCAAACTCGAATAGGAGAAACGCAATACATATTCGACTATGTCGACTATTCCATTGCTGACCAAACTATTTCTGTATCGGCTTCGAGCACACAAACGCCTAGTACTCCAAGCATTCCAAGCATTCCAGGCATTCCAAGCACACCTAGCACTCCTTCTCCGACAAATGGCGAAGTAAAGCTTGATCCGAAAGGTGTCACAGTTACGAAAGAAACCGGAGCAGACGGCAAACCCGTTACGCGACTTACTATTAATGCAGACATGATGGGAAAAGCGCTTGGTTTACTCAAGGATAAAGACAAAGGTGCAAGATCAGTGACTGTCGAAGCGAGCGGTACAGAAGCCACTGCTAAAATCGACATTCCGGCTTCATCTTTGACAGAAGCACTAGGAAGTAACCTTGATGCCGTTATCTCGATCAAGTCTGATGCTGCGACATACAATTTACCGATCAACTTGTTCAAAGATTTAACAAGCGCACTGAAGTCCGACCTGAAGGACGTGAAAGTCACTGTCTCGATTTCAAAGGCTTCGGAAACGGTCACTCAAGAGATTAAGAAAGCA
This window encodes:
- a CDS encoding stalk domain-containing protein, coding for MKTKSRYRNVPRTEESVDWCSSASFILLCSFFGFGLFMHGFMFEMEYLLSGGFIFALGAFLLLFRGPIAISFWLLLALTVCYASVSIIAVNRQSALEVTWRVSLSLPLILAASRMTTDHFRTFLRLLVYSCSAFVCVGLLLNQFREGRFEGLLEYANAWGILLLAVLSLAAMFYAAESKYHYLFISFTLSIGIGLTGSRIVLVLMIFFVFFQTILSGKHKFITYLRLMGACVAGMSCAFTYSISIWAFIGTVMLSSALLVYAHRAGRKTVIAGIPICLIGLFVFLSSIPASHLSTRVGHLSNHASEWTSRLGYYRDALRLIHISPWYGNGGGSWSVLEYKWQTAAYAIRFLHNHWLETWIETGIIGLLIYLAIAGYFLVRGAALWYYADKEERTWLAGLMTSQICLLAHSTFDFTFSYPLLFGLWVVLGTGLTVKSVRMNKNSHRFSRLIQGGGAIGFTVVAVICTILAFSEAYYHQAEQLATKEQDPKEILSLLKSSSQLTPYPAKQHEMVARLLLNHFQKEGNKSDLVRAKTEVNQAIVLNPQDIHTLFLQNQILFASGEKQQAADNLRILAGQYRFRAEIRSELKRMDTIKLILNGYPISVDQPSVLRNGEVLVPIRSVGELLGIKTDWNAVTRTVNGIKGKTHLSVKVGDSGAIVNGTHVPLDSPIEMIGGNVMVPLRFLGETFGVSVSWNAVDSTAKITVN
- a CDS encoding S-layer homology domain-containing protein, translating into MFTKKGVRRVSVTLAAMLLLSLLVPLLASAASLFRFQYDSLTGKVYGYVYSDKSSVSVSVYDNVYGKKNIVTNAAYTSVTNGVYYYRLDTPSNGELTGYSPVTATVYESTTPYVSMNTTVYSSVYVFENANTPSAPTGFAAVINGGDLFSSWPMINDPMIKTINLYMNGNKYHSNNSRNLESNGNFSYWTGIHLGYNYGGTYTMQMSVTDVAGRESPLSPAVTITAPSQPDGYRYQGQVALNGNVQDGTTFVVKDLTGNIVQNVTYNGGVVSGSTSIGRYEISDKDYSGTYTDRLYYFFDLPNKAYTLTVTTNSKTRTANMEAPNSLWSIPVSNVSFAGVYVNLIYFYSNFASTPVYLFNGFEQGHYMQPNEGIVKFTPAGSNANYLYVQFPYDKWPYGGLTSSNNSTTLYADKLAAADFKLIKSSDNSLLEIVSAKADSRGLLKLSLSSKLEAGQQYELSMSSTSGGNEIKLPLWSGTKFNANVQTRIGETQYIFDYVDYSIADQTISVSASSTQTPSTPSIPSIPGIPSTPSTPSPTNGEVKLDPKGVTVTKETGADGKPVTRLTINADMMGKALGLLKDKDKGARSVTVEASGTEATAKIDIPASSLTEALGSNLDAVISIKSDAATYNLPINLFKDLTSALKSDLKDVKVTVSISKASETVTQEIKKANADVKQLLDNPIEFTITAETSKGSKLDINDFGGTYVERKILIPSKVDSSKTTAVVIDPTTGLMKFIPAIITNADGKSEVTIKSSHNSVYTLIERNKSFNDLNGHWAKADIELLASKLIVQGITDTNFSPEQNVTRAQFASLLVTALGLNEVAGSVKFNDVNANDWYSGAIGAATKAGIVDGVDNGNFAPNASITREQMSIMISRAIKAAGKNADVTSTQDQTLASFTDRGAIHDWAKSAVAQVVDAKIVTGLTDNAFAPSDIATRAQAAVMLKRFLQYMQFIN